The following coding sequences lie in one Heyndrickxia oleronia genomic window:
- a CDS encoding DUF951 domain-containing protein: MEKEFGMNDIVEMKKQHPCGTNRWKIIRMGMDIRIKCEGCGHSVMIPRREFARKMKKVLVKHEE, encoded by the coding sequence ATGGAAAAAGAATTTGGAATGAATGATATAGTAGAAATGAAAAAACAACATCCTTGTGGAACCAACCGTTGGAAAATAATACGTATGGGTATGGATATTCGAATCAAATGCGAGGGCTGTGGACATAGTGTAATGATCCCCAGAAGAGAATTTGCGAGAAAAATGAAAAAGGTATTAGTGAAGCATGAAGAATAA
- the rpsF gene encoding 30S ribosomal protein S6, producing MKKYEVMYIIRPNIEDEAKKAVVERFDNILTTQGAEIIESKDWGKRRLAYEIEDFRDGFYRLVTVNANPEAVQEFDRLAKISGDIIRHIIVKEEE from the coding sequence ATGAAAAAGTACGAAGTTATGTACATTATCCGACCAAATATTGAGGATGAAGCTAAAAAAGCTGTAGTTGAACGTTTTGATAACATTCTAACAACTCAAGGTGCGGAAATCATCGAATCTAAAGACTGGGGTAAGCGTCGTCTTGCATATGAAATTGAAGACTTCCGTGATGGTTTCTACCGTCTAGTTACTGTTAATGCTAACCCAGAAGCGGTTCAAGAATTTGACCGTCTTGCTAAGATTAGTGGCGATATTATCCGTCACATCATCGTAAAAGAAGAAGAATAA
- the ychF gene encoding redox-regulated ATPase YchF, whose translation MALTAGIVGLPNVGKSTLFNAITKAGAESANYPFCTIDPNVGIVEVPDERLNKLTELVQPKKTVPTAFEFTDIAGIVKGASKGEGLGNKFLSHIRQVDAICHVVRCFADGNITHVSGKVDPIDDIETINLELILADLETVDKRIGRVEKLAKQKDKEALAEYEVLAKLKEALESDQPARSVEFTEEKLKLVKGLHLLTSKPILYVANVGEDEVADPSNNEYVQKVREYATNEGAEVIVVCAKIEEEIAELDEDEKAMFLSELGIQESGLDQLIKAAYSLLGLATYFTAGVQEVRAWTFRKGMKAPQCAGIIHSDFEKGFIRAETVSYDDLMAGGSMTAAKEAGKVRLEGKEYLVQDGDVMHFRFNV comes from the coding sequence ATGGCGCTTACAGCCGGAATTGTAGGATTGCCGAACGTTGGGAAATCTACATTATTTAATGCGATAACAAAAGCTGGAGCAGAATCTGCAAACTATCCTTTCTGTACTATTGATCCGAATGTTGGGATCGTAGAGGTTCCAGATGAACGTTTAAATAAATTAACTGAACTTGTTCAACCGAAAAAAACTGTACCTACAGCATTTGAATTTACAGATATTGCTGGGATCGTTAAAGGTGCAAGTAAAGGGGAAGGATTAGGAAATAAATTCCTCTCCCATATTCGCCAAGTGGATGCAATTTGTCATGTTGTTCGCTGTTTTGCTGATGGAAATATCACACATGTATCCGGTAAGGTAGATCCGATTGACGATATCGAAACTATCAATCTTGAGTTGATTCTTGCCGATTTGGAAACTGTTGATAAACGAATTGGCCGTGTAGAAAAACTTGCAAAGCAAAAGGATAAAGAAGCATTAGCAGAATATGAAGTGCTAGCTAAATTAAAAGAAGCGCTTGAATCTGATCAACCAGCTCGTTCAGTAGAATTTACTGAAGAAAAATTAAAGCTTGTAAAAGGACTTCACTTATTAACAAGTAAGCCAATTTTATATGTAGCAAATGTTGGCGAAGATGAGGTTGCAGACCCTTCTAATAATGAATATGTTCAAAAAGTACGTGAATATGCAACCAATGAGGGTGCAGAAGTTATTGTGGTTTGTGCTAAAATTGAAGAGGAAATAGCTGAGCTTGATGAGGATGAAAAGGCAATGTTCTTATCAGAGCTAGGAATTCAAGAATCTGGCTTAGATCAATTAATTAAAGCTGCATATAGTTTACTTGGACTAGCTACTTATTTTACTGCAGGTGTTCAAGAGGTTCGAGCTTGGACTTTTAGAAAGGGAATGAAAGCTCCGCAATGTGCAGGTATTATACATTCAGACTTTGAAAAGGGCTTTATCCGTGCAGAAACAGTTTCATATGATGATTTAATGGCTGGTGGTTCTATGACTGCAGCAAAAGAAGCTGGGAAGGTTCGTCTTGAAGGGAAAGAATACCTTGTTCAAGATGGAGATGTTATGCACTTTAGATTTAATGTTTGA
- the yyaC gene encoding spore protease YyaC, which translates to MNLGKRIFEYNQEEKKIPYDERMAKDIISSQLLSMLPKKNNQPLIIVCIGTDRSTGDSLGPLTGTFLQEKGPSIFTVYGTLDEPVHAVNLEEKIKMIYEVHDNPFVIAIDACLGKLKSVGMIQIIDGPIKPGAGVKKELPYVGDMHITGIVNVSGFMEFFVLQNTRLNLVVKMARTIAGGIYRASRSYDHYLSLQEANWNNNQESTI; encoded by the coding sequence ATGAATCTTGGAAAAAGGATATTTGAATACAATCAAGAAGAAAAGAAAATACCCTATGATGAACGGATGGCTAAGGATATTATTTCATCCCAACTATTATCTATGCTACCGAAGAAGAATAATCAACCATTAATTATTGTTTGTATAGGTACCGATCGATCAACTGGAGATTCATTAGGACCACTCACCGGAACGTTTTTACAAGAAAAAGGGCCGAGTATTTTCACAGTTTATGGAACACTAGATGAACCTGTCCATGCAGTAAACCTGGAAGAAAAAATTAAAATGATCTATGAAGTACATGATAATCCCTTTGTTATTGCCATCGATGCATGTCTAGGTAAACTTAAGAGTGTAGGAATGATCCAAATCATTGATGGACCGATTAAACCTGGTGCAGGAGTGAAAAAGGAATTGCCTTATGTTGGTGATATGCATATAACAGGGATTGTTAATGTAAGTGGATTTATGGAGTTCTTTGTCCTTCAAAATACACGTCTAAACTTAGTGGTAAAAATGGCAAGGACAATTGCGGGTGGTATTTATCGCGCAAGTCGTTCGTACGATCATTATTTATCCCTACAGGAAGCAAACTGGAATAATAATCAAGAAAGTACCATTTAA
- a CDS encoding mechanosensitive ion channel family protein: MNNMEKSTEKVVDKLFNEEMWMNIGETVLKIFIILVVSSLIVRIGKIMIRNVFKMRAKSPIRISERRENTLLKLLENMLTYLIYFISLITILSTLNVDVKGLLAGAGIVGLAVGFGAQSLVRDIISGFFIIFEDQFSVGDYVGIGKFTGTVEEIGLRTTKIKSWTGEIHILPNGNITEVTNYSINNSIAVVDINIPYDENISKAEDVIENLLEGLQDKYEEMISKPELLGVQGLGTSDLKLRIISETKPMMHWHIARVIRKEIKLTLDHYGIKAPFPKLVMYSRNGEEMMNEQFGRE; this comes from the coding sequence TTGAATAATATGGAGAAGTCCACTGAAAAAGTGGTTGATAAACTATTTAATGAAGAAATGTGGATGAATATAGGGGAAACAGTATTAAAAATTTTTATCATCTTGGTTGTCTCTTCTCTTATTGTTAGAATTGGAAAGATAATGATCCGCAATGTTTTTAAGATGAGAGCTAAATCACCCATCCGTATTTCAGAACGCAGGGAAAATACTCTATTAAAGCTCTTAGAAAATATGCTAACGTATTTAATATATTTCATTTCATTAATAACGATCCTTTCAACTTTAAATGTAGATGTAAAAGGACTTTTAGCAGGTGCGGGAATTGTAGGGTTAGCAGTAGGGTTTGGAGCACAAAGTCTCGTTCGAGATATTATTTCAGGTTTTTTTATCATCTTTGAGGATCAATTTTCAGTAGGGGATTATGTAGGCATTGGAAAGTTCACTGGTACGGTAGAGGAAATAGGACTTCGTACGACAAAGATAAAAAGCTGGACAGGTGAAATTCATATTCTTCCGAATGGAAATATAACTGAGGTAACGAACTATTCGATAAATAATAGTATTGCTGTGGTAGATATTAATATTCCTTATGATGAGAACATTAGTAAGGCAGAAGATGTAATTGAAAATCTTTTAGAAGGACTTCAGGATAAGTATGAAGAAATGATTAGTAAACCAGAATTATTAGGTGTTCAAGGATTAGGAACTTCAGATTTAAAATTACGGATCATTTCAGAAACAAAACCAATGATGCATTGGCATATTGCAAGAGTGATAAGAAAGGAAATTAAACTAACACTGGATCATTATGGTATTAAGGCACCATTTCCTAAGTTAGTCATGTATTCACGTAATGGTGAAGAAATGATGAATGAACAATTTGGGAGGGAATAA